The Electrophorus electricus isolate fEleEle1 chromosome 8, fEleEle1.pri, whole genome shotgun sequence genome contains the following window.
tgaaagagcaTGGCATGACACCACATTGTGCTAGGGGCGGGAGGTGCTTCTAAACCATATAAATATCAGAGGTGTTGGCTCCTCAACCTACAATTTACTTATAAAGTTGGACTTCTTGTGGCCTCAAATGtcattcaaattatttatttaacatctcGATGAATTTTACTGCAGTAAACCAAACTGATGACTGTTACTATTATACCTGTCCAGAGAGATCTCGGTCTACTGCAGTTTATGTGTTATTGTGTATGTCTTTAACAAGTGTTGTtctggtgactgtgtgtgggaatttgctcatcatcatctctgtgtgtcacttcaagcagctccacacacccactaacatgctcatcctctctctggctgtgtcgGATTTTCTGATTGGAGTTTTTGTGATGCCACCAGCATTACTTCAACTGATTGAATCATGTTGgatttttacaaacattttctgtGCATTGTATTTGTTAAACGCTTATTTTCTCACAAGTGTATCTACATATAATATtgctctcattgctgttgatcggtattttgctctctctcaccctttccTGTACACCAAAACAGTTTCAGTGAGCATAATGTGCATTGTGGTTTTATGTGACTGGAGTGTGTGGCTGTTATATAATATAACATTGCAGTACCCCAATTTAAAGTCTATAAGTATGGCAGTGTGTTCCAGAAGCTGTGTTTATGTGCCAAATGAGATCTGGTCTCTGGTTGATCTTctgttgagttttgtttttccacttgcTATAATAATCATTTTGTATGTTCAAGTGTTTTTTATTGCCAAGAAACATGCCACTGCTATTAGAGACCTTAATAGTCACACCAGGACTCAGACCTCAAAGAACATGTCAGactcaatgaaatctgagagaaaagcagcaaagGTTCTTGgtattttagtgtctgtgtttgtggcctgTTTGCTTCCATGTGTTGTTTATAGTGTATTAGGTAGTGTAGTAGAAATTGAAGTAGAATCATTTCAGAAAATTGTTCTTCTGGTTTACCTTAATTCTTCCATTAATCCAgtgatttatgctttgttttatccatggtttaggaGATctgttaaattcattttaactcTTCAGATATTCTGCACTGATTCTACATTGATAAATATTCTTTGATGGATGAAATTGTTTTGTAAAATTGTCACAGTAATTGAGGTTTTGGAGgactcattttaaatatatttacaccTGTTCTACTCACCTACTTTGACTGCACTAGAAATACTATATCCATCATATAATGTTattaacacacatatatgtccCTATAGATAATTCATACAGATTTGGCCAGTGCTCAACTTAAAGTGTCAACTGTATTACATGAAGTAGTTTAACAATAAACACATGTTGCAGAAGCAGATCTGAGTTCAATTAAAAGAAGCATTTCTGTATTGTTCCAGTTAGAGCTGAGTTCTTTGTGTATTAGCAAAACTGGGCAGAAATGTAACTGAGCACTAATAATAACTtcaaaaagaacattataattaataataatagtaacaatgataatataaagaagaaaatatacttttaaacTGTAGCatcagcagaaagaaaaaaaaagagtcagaAGATATCAGGACACTTTATTTGTGGGAGCAGAATGAGCACAGTCAcatcacaaacagaaaaggaattAAGTAGAGAGGAAATGTGGAGGGGATCAGtaaaatgagcacacacatgaacacccTAAGAATGCTATAAAACTACAGGAGACAGACCACATTAATTAAACACCAGTTAAACAAATCAAccacttttaaacaaaaataaattgagcctcaacccatctcaggtGCCATGGAtactcctaccaccccctgatttcccctgctgtagcccaccatacctccaccccagccaactactgtccattgcccttaatggatgttctcttgtgaGATGgatctcagacacatgcacaccatcaggacaaggctaggacctctagaaaggtGGAcaagacattaattgcttatttgttcatttattcatttatttttctcttaaaactgctattattgtggtgaccattgtcagccagaggaggatgccttggtttctctcaaggtttATTCCTCATGATCTAGGCATTTTTTCCTTGCCGCTGTCGTGCTTGGCTTGGACACTGCGgccttggacttgaacatttgtaaagcttctttgtgactacatctgttgtaaaaagctctatataaatacatttagattttaaaatataaatttttaacTAGTTTACATGCTGCAGTGAGCCACATGGTATCCTGGGATTCTTCTCTGTGTCCTCCCCGTGTCTCTCTGCCCAGTGTCTCACTGCTGCATAGCAGAGTTGGATTATCTCAAGACTCTGCTCTCCACTCTTAAGGATGGGAAGCCCCTGGTTTTGCCCTCACTTATGGCGGCTCCAAGTGAGTATGATGGGGAGGACACGTTAGTGGGGAGAGTCGTTATGCAGTGTCACATATACCTCCAGTACCTGACCTGCCCTAATCCCCCCGAACTAGTGAAGGTGCTCTTCATGAAGACCTTTCTTCAGGGTCTAGCACTAGATTGGTCTGAATTAATATTCCAACACAGAGCTCAGGAAGCCAGGACTGTGGAGGGTTTCTTCCAACTGTTAACAGCATGGTTTGCGGCAAAAACCCCAAACCTGCCTTCTGTAGCTACTCCTCTCTCAGCTACTCATCCAGCCAGGGGCGTGAGAGATGACGCTGACTCACCAGATCCGGTCTCCGACGCGAGAGATGACACCGCCCGGCAAGGTGCGGTCCCCGGCACAAGAGATGACGCTGCCCAGCCTGATCCGGTTCCAGTTTCCAGCGCGAGAGACACTGCAAAGTGTGTTCCGGTTCCAGCCCCTGGCATGAGAGACGCTGCCCATCATGAGcctgttcccggcatgagaGACACCTCCCATCATGAGCCTGTTCCCAGTGCAAGAGATGCCGCCCGGCtcgatccagttcctgttcccggcacgGAGGATGCTGCCTGGCCCGATCCAGCTCCTGTTCCTAGTACGGAGTTCACTGCCCGGCAGGATTCAGCCCCCAGCGTGAGAGATGCTGCCCATCCCGACCAAGTCCTGGTCCCCGGCACGAGAAACGCCGCCCGTCCCGACCAAGTCCCGATCCCTGTTGCGAGAGACGCAGCCAGTCCTGTTCCAGTTCCCGGCCTAGTGATGGCTTCCTGGCATATCCTCGCCACCCAAGAGGTCtcttaatctgtttttattccCTTTGTCAGGTCTGTGCCTGTAGGTGCACCCCTGGATCTCCCTGCAGCGCTGCTGACTGCCATAGCCATGCCTCCAGACCCTGTAGTGCCGCTGAGCAGTGCAGCTCCGTCTTCGGCCTCCCAGACCCGCGGCTGACCGGCGCTGCCGTGCCTCCAGACCGGCCGCCGCTGATCGCCTTAGCTGCGCCTCCGGACCTCCCTGCAATGCTGCTGACAGCCAAGGCGATGCTTTCAGGCCTCCCTGCAGCACCACTGAACACCGAAGACACAATCCCAGACCTCGTGGGCCTGTCGAGGACTGAAGTAGCTGGTTCCCTGGTCCTTCCTGGCCCGTTGTCTGCCACAGCTGTAGGTCAGGACCTAGCTACCGTGGCTGCTGCACTGCTGGACCCCCAGCCAAATTCCGTGCCTAGAGTAGAGGACGCTGCTCTGCCGGCCCCTGTTTCTGGCGCGGAGATCGTTGCCCCGtcagctcctgctcctggagTGGAGGAGGCCACTCTGCCCATCCCAGCACCTCGCACACGGCCTTCCCCCGTGGTCGCTCCTTGAGACTCCCCTGTGGTCCCTGTAGCTGCTACAGGTGTGCCTCCAAAGACATTTGGGACTCCCTCAACCACGCCTTGTAGCAAGCCAGTGACCATGGAGGCCCCTCCGTCAGCCTCCCGGACCCATATGGATTTTGTGTTTGGGCCTGGTGTAACTTCTGCAACTCCTCTGCCCCCTGAGGCTGCTGCACCAGCCCCCAATACTGCTTCCTTGTCTGCCTCTGTATCCTctgttcctgttttgcctgctcctgttaccagttttgtctgtgttcctgtctgtAGATCCATGTCTGTTTATGTCAACCTAGTGAGACCCGTTACGCTACCTTGTGGCTATAGTGTTTCCTTGCCTGTCCCAGTGCCTGTATCCGTGCCAATTGTGTGCTTTGTTCCTGTTCCCATGTCGGTCCTGCTAGATATACTCCCCTCGGTCTTTGCTTTTGCTTCTATCTATGTTTCCATGTCTGTGCCCACTACCAGcatgtcccctcccctcccctctcctgactccacacccacctcccaTTCTAGCCACGTTACTAGTTCGGACGTTCCGGTCCATgatttggttctccctgttcctatgttcacctgagtctgtttactGCCTAATTCTCCTGGTTATTTGTACTCtctgttttgtcttctagttcATCGGTTATCTTGGTAAGTCTGCTTTGTCCGTCATGTCAGTGTTAAGCCTGCTATTATTGTCGTCACCCTTGCCTCGTCATTTGCCTCGCTCATGTGTTCCCTCACCTCTGTGTTTTCCCCTTTGCCTCTGTTGATTTTGCCCTCCGTGATTGtttccctcatttaataaaccgcctccCTGCGCATGTgttctgcctctcgcctgttCCCAAGGGAGAACGTGACAGGTGGCttcagaaatgcacagtgtgagGCAATGAAGATGTACCATCCATTTAAAACTACAGTTTATAACTTGTACCTGCATACATGCATAGCTCAGTTCAGCATTCCCTCAACATACATTAAGAAAATGCATTGCAAAGTACCTACAATCTGCTGCAAATAAATAAGAccatctccaccacctccagccACTGTGGGTATTTGGTGATGCCTTACAATCACATATAATGAGATTCAGCATCCAGAGtggtagagaaaaacagaatatgaTCTTTATAATCACTAACATGgtatacaacaaacacagctcaaAAACAGCTAATGACCTCAGGTCTATGGTAATTTTTTCAAGTTCTAATCTCCAAATATACCACTCCTCCAATCATAGCTTTTCCTCTTGTCTGTTTATCACTATTGGCCTCTCTTCAGTGTCACACCTTCCACTCGGACTCAGCCCAATActcactacattacccacaagccCATAGTTCGGTCAGGATCACATGACTACTATATCCACTTATTACTCGTTATCTCTCAATGGCTCACCTATATGAGCTCTCTATATCCAGCCAATCATTGTGATCATTGTCTGCCTGCCTTACAGTTCTGAATGTTgatatttgttatttctttcatGGTTATTGATCTCTTTTTGCCTGTTACCTGGATTTATTCTTTTGCCTGTTCACTATAGGATTTGATTGCTATTTGCCTGTTTACTGGTTATCACCTCTGCTTGTTATCTGACTATGCCTTTGGATTGCCCCTCTACATCATTAAAACTTTTTACCTGCA
Protein-coding sequences here:
- the LOC113590425 gene encoding trace amine-associated receptor 13c-like, yielding MNFTAVNQTDDCYYYTCPERSRSTAVYVLLCMSLTSVVLVTVCGNLLIIISVCHFKQLHTPTNMLILSLAVSDFLIGVFVMPPALLQLIESCWIFTNIFCALYLLNAYFLTSVSTYNIALIAVDRYFALSHPFLYTKTVSVSIMCIVVLCDWSVWLLYNITLQYPNLKSISMAVCSRSCVYVPNEIWSLVDLLLSFVFPLAIIIILYVQVFFIAKKHATAIRDLNSHTRTQTSKNMSDSMKSERKAAKVLGILVSVFVACLLPCVVYSVLGSVVEIEVESFQKIVLLVYLNSSINPVIYALFYPWFRRSVKFILTLQIFCTDSTLINIL